AAAAAGGAATATTAAATTTTGGAAAATCCTACTCACTGCTTAATGATTACCGATTAAGCGGACAAGGAGAAGGTAGTACAGGTACTTTAGGTACAATCGGATTTAAAGTATTAAAAGAAGGAAATACAAGTATTAGTTTTGAAGATACAATTACAATGCCAAACAGCATTTCAGGTACAATGCTATATGACTGGTATGGGAACAAAATTACAAATTATTCGGTAATACAGCCGGAAATTATCATCATATCCCAGTCAGATGATGGCCCGGTGGAAACTCCAAGTCCGGAGGAACCTGGATATATAGAAATTAAATTAGACAAAACATCAGCTAAGGCAGGGGAAATTATAAAAGCTTATATTAATGTAAACGGTATACCTAACCTTGCAGCTTATCAGCTAAATATAGAATATGATGCTAATGTACTGGAGCCGGTTGATGTTAATACAGGGCAACCTTTCCGTGAAAATACGTCACCAAGTAACGGGGATGTATTAATGAATCAGGAATTTGGCATTATATCCATGGCTAGTAACAATTTATCAAAGGGAATACTTAATTTTGGTAAAGCATATAGCTATATGGAAGAGTATAGACTGAGTGGAAAACCTGAGGAATCAGGAACTATCGGGGTAATAGGCTTTAAAGTGCTAAGAGAGGAAAGCACAAATATCAGGTTTGAAAACACAAGTACAATGCCAAACGGCATTTCAGGCACGTACCTCAGCAACTGGTATGGTGAAAGACTTACAAATTACAGAATAATCCAACCGGAAACAATAAATGCTTCTTCAAGTGTTTCAGAAAATAATGTATCTATAGTGGTGGATAAAAGCAGTGCTAAAGCAGGGGAAATAATAACAGCAACATTCTTACTCAAAGGTGTTGAAAATTTTGCAGGTTACCAGCTAAATGTACAATATGACCCTGAAGTTTTAGTTCCTGTACAGCCATCAGGTGAGGTTTACGGTAAGCGCACAATGCCAGGAGGCAGCACCGTTATTAATAACGAAGAATTCTTACCAATATCAGTTGTTTCCAATGATTTAGAAGCAGGAAGATTGGCTTTTGGAAAATTATATGTGGATATGACTTCTTTAAGAAGCAGTGGTTATAGTGAAGACGGCGGTGTTTTAGCAGAAATTTCATTTAAAGTGTTAAAAGAAGAAAGAACGGAAATTACATTTGAAAGAAGACCTTCAGCATCAGGTACTACTTTAGGAGTAATGATCTTTAACTGGGACGGTTATGAAATACCTGATTGCAAAGTGCAGGAATCGGTTGTAATCAACTAAATCGGTTGTAATCAACTAATTAATATTTTAAATATATATTATAAATTTATAATTTAATATAAAAGCCGCATATAATGATTTATACATTATTTTGTGGCTTTTTTCTTTTGTTAAAATGTGATAAAAACAATTGAATTTTAGTTAATATTGTGTTATAAAAGAATTCAAGGAATAGTGTAAATAACTTTATTTTAGGAGATGATATTATTGTACAATAATAAAAAAATAATTTTGCTTTTGGCATCAATTTTTATGATTTTTTCTGTTTTAACCGGATGCAGCTCAAATAAAGACAAGGACAAACAAGGAGATGACCCTGTTGTCACAGATTCTGACATTTCAAGGAAAGACCAAAGTGCGGAACAAGGCGGCAATGAAGGAGGAAAAGATAATATTACAGGTGATAACGGGGAAACTAACGGTAAAAGCCCTGGCGGGGAGGAAGACAGCATAGGTGTTGCCCCAAAAACAACTGAAGAAGACAAAAGATTGGTAAAGGATGTAAATATAGAAAGCATACCTGTTCCCAATGAACCTTCAACAAGCAATTACATATATTTAAAGGTTGATAAAAACCAGGGAGAAGTAGGGGATGTTATAAAGGCAGAAATCAGCATAAACCTTGCAGCTAATTTTGCAGGCTACCAGCTAAATTTAAAATACGACCCGGAGGTGCTGCAGGCTGTAAACTACGAAACACATGAGCCATTTGATAAAGGGACAAGGCCACCCGGGGCTACAATACTTACAAACCAGGAATATCTTCCAATGAATCTTGTAGATAATGATATAGCAAACGGGATTTTAAATTTCGGAACTACCTATACCAACTATCCGGATTATAAAGCTTCAGGTGTAGCTGAAAAAAGCGGTGTTTTGGCTGTAATAGGCTTTAAAATATTAAAAAAAGAAACCACTGTAATTGGTTTTGAAAACGGTGAAGCCATGCCTACGGGAAAACAGGGTACAATGCTGTTTAACTGGGATGGCAACAGGCTTTCAAGTTATGAAGTTGTGGGAGTTCAAAAAATAAATTAAAAATCCTCCCTTGACATTAAAATATACCATATTGTATAATTTCTCTTAAATGACCAAAACTTTAATAGCGTTAAAAACGATGAATAGAAGGAGTAGAAAATTATTCTTTTTAAGAGAGCAGGTGGCTGGTGCGAACCTGTAAAGGTAATTTTCGAAAATCATCTAGGAGTTGCTTTGCCGAAAGAAAGAAATTTCCACTAAGCAAAGCCGGGTAACCCGTTATGTTAATTGAGTGATTTATTTAATATATAAATCAGGCTATATTCAAATGGCATTAATGCTGCCTTGGTAATAAATGCCGCTGGGTTTATATATTAATAAATAAAGTGGGTGGTACCGCGTGAGTTAAAGCTCTCGTCCCTTTTTTCAGGATGAGGGCTTTTTGATTATAAATAATATTTTTGAAAACAACATAAAAGTTTAAATTATAAATGGAGGTATAAATATGTCAGTTGATTATGGAAAAACACTAAATTTACCAAAAACCGATTTTCCCATGAGAGGGAATCTTCCTCAAAGGGAACCGGAGTTTTTGAAGAAATGGGAAGATATGGATATTTATAAAAAACAGCTTGCGAAAAATGAAGGAAAGCCTGTTTTTATCCTACATGACGGACCTCCCTATGCAAACGGGGGAATACATCTTGGAACTTCTTTAAACAAAATACTAAAGGACATAGTTATAAAGTACTACAGTATGAAAGGATACAAAACCCCTTATGTTCCAGGCTGGGATACTCACGGTCTTCCCATTGAACAAAGGGCAATAAAAGAACTGGGCTTAAAGAGGCACGAAGTAGGACCTGTAAAGTTCAGGAATGCCTGCAGGGATTTTGCCCTAAAGTACCTGGATATACAAAGAAATGCTTTTAAAAGGCTTGGAGTACGCGGTGATTGGAATAACCCTTATGTAACTTTAGAGCCTGAATTTGAAGCTAAACAAATTGAAGTATTTGGAGAAATGGCAAAAAAAGGATATATTTATAAGGGATTGAGACCTGTATACTGGTGTCCTCAGTGTGAAACAGCACTTGCAGAGGCTGAAATAGAGTATTTAGAGGATACCACTTTATCTATATATGTTAAATTTAACGTAAAAGATGACAAAGGTAAATTTAAATCAATAACTGATAATGTAAATGATATTTATTTTGTAATATGGACTACAACTACCTGGACGCTCCCTGGAAACTTAGCTATATGTTTAAATGCAGAATTTGATTATGCTGTAGTAAAAGCCGGTAATGAGTACTATGTAGTGGCAGAAGAATTAATAGAAAATGTTATGAAAACAGCAGAAATTGAAGAATATCAAGTGGTGGAAAGGTTTAAAGGAGAGGAATTGGAAGGAATTTTGTGCAGGCATCCTTTCCTTGACAGGGATTCGGTGATAATAACAGGTGACCATGTAACTTTAGAAGCGGGTACCGGTTGTGTTCACACTGCTCCGGGTCATGGTGCAGAGGACTTTGAAGTGTGTAAAAAATACGATATTCCTGTAATTGTACCTGTTGACGATAAAGGATATCTGACAGAGGAGGCAGGACAGTTTGCAGGTCTTTTCTACGAAAAATCAAATGCTGCCATTATTGAACAGCTAAAAGAAACAGGGCATCTTCTGACATCTGAAAAAATAGATCACCAATACCCTCATTGCTGGAGATGTAAAGAACCAATAATTTTCAGGGCTACAGAGCAGTGGTTTGCATCTGTGGAAGGTTTCAGGGATGAGGCAATTAAAGCTATTGACACAGTTAAGTGGGTTCCTGAATGGGGAAAAGACAGGATAACAGCAATGGTTAGAGACAGAGGGGACTGGTGTATTTCTAGACAGAGAATATGGGGAGTTCCAATTCCTATATTTTACTGCAAAGAATGTAATAAAGAGCTTATAAATGATCAAACAATAGAAGCGGTGGCAAACCTCTTTAAGGAAAGAGGCTCTAATGCATGGTATGAGGTGGATACAAAGGACATTCTACCTGAAGGCACTAAGTGTGAATGTGGATGCAGTGAATTTGAAAAAGAACAGGATATAATGGATGTGTGGTTTGACTCAGGTTCTACCCATGCAGCGGTTTTAGAAACTATTGAGGGATTGTATTCACCTGCTGATATGTATTTAGAAGGAAGTGACCAGCACAGAGGTTGGTTCCAGTCTTCCCTTCTTACTTCCGTTGCAACCAGGGGAAGGGCACCTTATAAAATTGTCCTGACCCATGGATATGTTGTTGATGGTGAAGGAAGGAAAATGTCTAAATCTTTAGGAAACGGGATTGACCCTGAAGATGTTATAAAAGAGTATGGAGCTGATATTTTAAGGCTTTGGGTTGCGTCTTCAGATTATAAGAGCGATATTAGAATTTCAAAAGACATACTAAAACAGCTTTCTGAGGTTTATAGAAAAATCAGGAATACATGCAGGTTTATCCTTGGAAATATAAATGATTATGACCCTAATAAGGACAGTGTGGAATATGACAAATTATACGAACTTGATAAATGGGCTCTTATGAAGCTTAACAAGCTGATAAGAGTGGTGGATGACGCATACAGCCGGTATGAGTTCCACCTAATGTTCCATGCAATACACAATTTCTGTGTTATAGATATGAGTAACTTCTATCTTGATATAATAAAAGACAGACTTTATACTTCAAAGGCAGATTCTATAGGAAGAAGGGCTGCACAGACTGCTATGTTTGAAATATTAGATGCTTTGGTTAAGATGCTGACTCCTGTACTTGCTTTTACAACTGAGGAAATATGGCAGCACATGCCCCACAAAGAAGGGGACGACGCTGAAAGCGTGCAGCTAAACTACTGGCCTGTTATAAATGAAACATATGATAATAAAGAGTTAGAAGAAAAGTGGGCAAAAATAATAAGAATCCGTCAAGTGGTTTCAAAGGCTTTAGAAATTGCAAGGACAGAAAAGCTAATAGGGCACTCATTAAATGCCAAAGTAAACATATACACAAATGAATCCCACTACGATTTCTTAAAGTCAATAGAAAAAGACTTAGTTACAATTTTTATAGTGTCCGATGTAGAAATTGTAAATTCAGAAAAAGTAGAAGGAAAGTTCTATGAAGATGAAGAATTTGAAGGATTAAAGGTTGTAGTATCCCAGGCAGAAGGGGAAAAATGTGAAAGATGCTGGATGATTAGCAAGACGGTAGGAGAAGATGAAAAGCATCCTTCAATTTGTGAAAGGTGCAGAGCTGTAATTGAATAGCAGATGTTTTTATATAAACAATATGGCCACATGTTAAAAATGTGGTCATATTGGATATATACATATTGGACATATTTTTTTATAAAGGTGGAGTGTCAATGACTAAACTAAATATCAATTTAGGTGAGAGAAGTTATCCAATTTATATAACAACTGATTATAACGGCATAGGGAAGGCTATTGATGATGCGGCACTTAAAGGAAAGTATGTTATGATAACCGATACCAATGTGGACAAATATCAGGCAGATGAGTGTATGAAAGCTTTTGAAAGTGTCGGTTTAGATGTTAAGAAGTTTGTTATTGAAGCGGGTGAAAGCAACAAAAACCTTGATACGGTAAGACAAATTTATGACTTTCTAATTACCCTTAAACTAGATAGAAATGCTACAATTATAGCATTAGGCGGGGGAGTAGTGGGAGACATTGCAGGATTTGTAGCCTCTACTTTTCTTAGGGGGATTAATTTTGTACAAATCCCCACAACCCTTCTTGCACAGTCTGACAGCAGTGTGGGAGGAAAAGTGGGGGTGGATTTTAAAGGACACAAAAACATAATTGGCTCCTTTTACCAGCCAAAACTGGTATATATAAATGTTAATTCCCTCAAAACCCTTCCTAAAAGGGATCTTTCCTCCGGACTTGCGGAAGTTGTAAAACATGGTATCATAAAAGATGAAGAATTTTATGAGTATATTGATGAAAATGCCGAGAAGATTATGAATTTAGATGAAAGGGTTCTGCAGTATATTGTAAAGGTGAACTGCTCTATTAAAGGCAGTGTTGTTGAAAAAGACGAGAGGGAGAGTGGACTTCGGGCAATTCTTAACTTTGGCCATACCATAGGTCATGCAATTGAAACAGTGATGGATTTTAAACTACTTCACGGCGAGTGTGTTTCTTTAGGAATGGTAGCTGTTTTTAACTTGGCAAATTATCTTGACCTTATAGATGATTACGCAACCCAAAAAGTTAAAGAAACTTTAGAAAAAATAAACCTGCCTGTTTCCCTAAAAGGTATTGATGTGGAAAAAGTATATAACCAGATGTTTTACGATAAAAAAATAGTAGGGGATAAACTGAAATTTATCTTGCCAAGGAAAAAAATAGGGGAAGTAGTCCAGTGTACATTAGAGGATGAGAATTTAATTAAAAAGGCTATTGAAAGTCTAGACAATTAAACATTTTAACATGCAAGGGGTTTTTATATGGAGAAAAACAGAGTGGCTGTTTTAGGAATAGTGGTTAACAACCGCGAGGAAACTTCCAGAAAAATAAATAATATACTAAGTGATTTTGGTCATATAATTGTAGGGAGGATGGGCATTCCCTATAAGGAAAAGGGTATATCGGTTATATCCATTATTGTAGACGGTACCAATGACGAAATAGGGGCGCTGGCCGGTAAGTTGGGAAACATCAATGGTGTAAAGGCAAAGGTTGCCATTACTTATTAAAATTATATAAAAACTCTTTAATACTAAATAAAAAAGTCTTAAGGAGTTTTATAGTTTTATGAGACAGGAGTTTTATGAGACAAGGAAAGTCAAAGATAAGGGGGGAAGTCCAAGGGACTTTTTTGAAAGGATGTGTATATGTGGAGGAAAAATTTTATTTAATACTGGCAAAAAATAGTGCCCAGATGCTTTTAATAAACAAGCTATTAAGGGAAAACGGAATAGAGACGGATTTAGTTCCCTCCCCGCCGGAATCAGGTACAGTATGTGCTATAGCTATAAAAATACAGGGTGTAAACCTTGAAAAGGCTAAAAATATACTTTTTGAAAATCAGATTGAAGTAAGAGGCATATATGAAGACAAAAAAATGAAGCTTCAGGGGCTTATTGATAAAAAACTTGGGGCTTCTGTATCAAAGGAATTTTTGGATATTTTAAAAAAGATTGAAGACGGGGACGAACTTTTAGAAAAAGAAATTGTATACCTTCTTTCAACGAAAGACATAAAAGAAATTGAAAGTATTTATGCTGCAGCTGACAGGATAAAGAGAGAGACTGTGGGAAATGTGCTGGAAATAAGGGGTGCCATTGAGTTTTCCAATTACTGCTGTAAAAAGTGCAAATACTGCGGTATAAATTCACAAAACAAAATTGAAAGGTATAGAATGAATGAAGAAGAAATAATGGAAGTAGTGGGGTATCTGAATAAAATTGGCTTAAGAACAGTGATACTCCAGTCAGGGGAAGACCCTCACTGGGGAACGGAAAGACTTATACAGCTTATAAAGAGGATAAAAAAAGAAACCGGCATGAGAATAACCCTGAGTGTGGGGGAAAAATCCTTTGAAGAGTATGAAAGTTTAAAATTAGCGGGTGCAGACAATTACCTTTTAAAAATCGAGACAACAAACAGAAAGCTTTTTAAGACAATTCATCCGGACGGGGATTTTGATTCAAGGCTTAAATGTTCTAGGTGGCTAAAGGAATTAGGCTACATAAATGGTTCGGGAAACATTATTGGAATTCCCGGTCAGACTATAGAGGATATTGCCCGGGATATACTTTATTTTAAAGAAATGGGTATTAATATGATAGGAATAGGACCTTTTATTCCTGCAAAAGGTACCGTCTTTGAAAATATGCCCCCTGGTGATATTGACCTTACTATAAGAACTATGGCGGTTACAAGAATTGTGTGCAAAAAAGTATACATACCTTCGACTACAGCATTGGCATCTTTAAGTAAAGATGCCCAGATCAGGGCTTTAAAGGCAGGGGCAAATACCATTATGCTAATTAATACACCGGCAAAATACAGAACAAATTATATGATTTACAATGATAAAAATATGGTGGACATTGATTCTGCTATTTATGCAGCTAAAAAAGCAGGTTTAGAACTTCCAAAATACCTGAAGCTTTAAAATTTCCTGAAGTGTTTTAAATTTTTCTAAAATGTATTTAAGACTGATTAATAGAGGGTGGGTTACTATGATATATTTTGACAATGCTGCAACTTCATTTCCAAAGCCTAAAAGAGTTTATGAGGAAATGCTTTGGTGTATGGAAAAATATTGTGCAAACCCTGGCAGGGGTGGACATAAAATGTCCCTTGAATCAGGAAGGGCAGTACTTAAAGTAAGAGAGATTATTTCAGACTTTTTTAATATAAAAAACCCCATGCAGGTTGTATTTACCAAAAACGCCACAGAGGCAATTAACATTGCAATAAAAGGCGTGTTAAAGGAAGGGGACCATGTAATAACCACTTGCATGGAGCATAATTCTGTAATAAGACCCCTAAAGGCCTTGGAAAAAGAAAATATTATAGAACTTACCATTGTGCCGGGGGATGAATTTGGCGAAGTAGACGCAGAAGACATTAGAAGGGCTATAAAAGGTAATACTAGGCTTATTGTAAGCACTCTGTCATCAAATGTAAACGGTATTATAATGCCGGTTAAGGATATTGGCTCCATTGCAAAGGAAAAGGGGGTTTTGTTTTTAGTTGATGCAGCCCAGGGAGCCGGAAGTATAAAAATAGATGTAGAGGAATTAAATATTGACATGCTGGCATTTCCAGGTCATAAAGGTCTTTTAGGACCTCAGGGGACAGGAGGGCTTTATGTCAGGGAGGGAATAAAAATTAATCCCTTGATTCTTGGTGGAACAGGCAGTAATTCTGAAAGTTTTATGCAACCTGAAACATTTCCTGATATATTTGAAAGCGGTACAATAAATACTCCCGGAATAGTTGGGTTAGGCTATGGGATTGAGTATATCAACAGAATGGGACTGGACAATATTAACATATTAAAACATAAACTTGTAAAAACAATTTATGAAGGTTTATCAGAGCTTAGAAATGTCAAAATATACAGCAGACCGGAAATTTCAAAAAACTCCGGGATTATTGCTTTTAATTTTGATGATGTGGAATCAAATGAAGTGAGCTATGTACTGGATAAAGTGTACAATGTAGCCACCCGTTCCGGGCTTCACTGTTCACCTTTGGCACACACTAAATTAAAAACAATAAAAACCGGTGCAGTAAGGATTAGTGTGGGATGCTTTAATACTTTAGAAGAAGTAAAAATAGTTTTAAAGTTTTTGAAGGAAATTTCCGACAATACTATATAAGTGCTGGTAGACATAAATTATTCGCATAAATTTATTAAAAAAAATATTTTTCCAGTTTTTGCTCTAATAAAAATAAATTATAAAAAATAATGTACCTATAAAAGTAAATATACTAGTATTAAAATTATTTATATGCTATAATTAAAAAAGCATACAAGTTTATTTAAAAGTGGCATATCTATATTATATAAAAAAGTTATAAATTTTATAAAAATTATATAATAAATATGTTGTGCCCTATGTTATTATAAAGTATAATTATATACAGTTTATGTTTAAAACACATATGTTTTGCACTTAAGGGGGATATGTAAATGTTTTGGGATTTGTTTTTCAGGAAAACTTCAATGGTTTGTATTGATGTAGGGTATAGGAACATTAAGGTAGTTGAGGTATCGGTAAGAAAAAACAATAATATTTTTATCGAAAATTACGGGATAGTATCAACTCCTCCAGACTGTATTAAGAATGGTGCAATATATGACGTGGAAAGGGTTTTAAGAGTTATAAAATCCGTTATAAGAGAAGAAGGTATGAAAGCAAAAAATGCTAAAATAATTATGTCTGGTACCAATATTATTACCCGAATTTACATGATAGACAAACAAGAAGGTGAAAGTGAAGACTTTACAATTAAAAATAGTATGCCCAATTTTCTTCCTGTTGATATTAATAATTACCGAGTGGACTATAAGGTCCTTCAAACTGTCAGAGAAAACAACAAGGAAAAATATAAAGTCTTTGTTACCGCTGTACCTCGCAAAATCCTGGAAAGCTATATAGAAGTTTTGCAAGGTCTTGATTTAAAGCCTCTAGCTGTTGATATACCTGCAAACAGTACCGCTAAATTCTTCAACAGGGAAATTTATACAAAGGACATGGACGAATACTACTCGAAGAGAAGAAACAGACATAAAAATGTTGAAAGTGATACTTTTGCAGTGCTGGATTTTGGTTCAGAGACAACAATAGTTAATTTTTTGAAGGATAGAATATTAGAATTTAATAAAGTTATTCTATCTGGCAGTTCCAATATAGACAACCATATAGCAAATGAGATGAACATTAGTCTTCAGGAAGCAGAAAGGCTAAAGAAGACCTATGGAATGACACGGCCTACCAGTGTTTCTAAAAGGGATCACGTTATAACTTACGGCAAAGTGAGTAGTTTTATAGAAAGACTTGTAAGGCAGATTGCCAAGTGTTTTGAATTTTACATTGAAAGATGCTATGGTTCACCAATTTCCAAGATTTTTATCATTGGTGGAGGCTCGCAGTTAAGTGGTTTGGATCAATACTTATATTCAGTGTTTAAAGTTCCGGTATATCCCATAGGACTTCTTAATTTAAAGGGTGTTGAACTAAGAAAGAATCTTGACAGAGAAAAGCTTAATTACTTAATCAACTCTGTAGGAATCTCCCTTTAATAAATAGTGTTTTAGATTATATTTACATGTAAGTGCAAAACCTCTAATAAATATATATGAAAAGTACCTGAAGTTTATTGGTGCTTTTTTAATGCTAAACTTCTTTGGTTTAAGAAAATTTTCCCGCAAACCGGAAAGTTTTCTTTAAATCCGGGTATTTTAACAGGTGGTGGATTTTTTTATACCATCTATAGTATAATTAATAGAGGAAAATTTTTTGGGAGTGGGTTATATGAATGATAAAACAATAAGGAATATCATAGTTATTTTGATTTTAATTGCTTTAGTGGTTATTGCCGTAAAGGTAATTGGGAAGATAGTGGCTGTACTTTTCCCGGTTGCCGTTGTAATTATCGCCGCATATATAGTATACAGGTTTGTAACCGGTAAGAAATTTCCTTAAATAAATATATAATTTTTTTATAATTAAGATGCATTATAAATATGCTCTTTTTTTTTATATCTATTGACATTGATAGCTAAATATAGTATGATAAAAACAAGGCGAATAAAACATATAGGAATACTAGGTTATAGGTGATGATATGAAAATTTCTACAAAAGGAAGATATGGTCTTAGGGCTATGCTGGATTTGGCGGTAAATGCAAGAGGAGAACATGTTTCATTAAACAGTATAGCTGCAAGGCAAAATATCTCTGAAAACTACTTAGAGCAGGTTTTTTCCCTTCTTAGAAAAGCCGGGCTTGTTAAAAGCATTAAAGGTCCCCAGGGTGGATATACATTAGGGATGGAACCTTCAAAAATAAAAGTGGGGGATATTTTGAGGGTTTTAGAAGGTGACCTTTTGGTAGTTGATGAAAAAAACAATGAAATTTTAAAGGACAATAATTTTGAATACTGTTTACAGCTTAATGTATGGAATAAAATGAACGAAAGTATAAATGCTGTAGTGGATTCAATGACTTTAGAAGATTTGTTGCAGGAGTACAGGAAAATTAACACCAATCAGTCTTATATGTATTATATTTAAAGAAGACAGGAGGTTTT
The genomic region above belongs to Acetivibrio saccincola and contains:
- the pilM gene encoding pilus assembly protein PilM, with the translated sequence MFWDLFFRKTSMVCIDVGYRNIKVVEVSVRKNNNIFIENYGIVSTPPDCIKNGAIYDVERVLRVIKSVIREEGMKAKNAKIIMSGTNIITRIYMIDKQEGESEDFTIKNSMPNFLPVDINNYRVDYKVLQTVRENNKEKYKVFVTAVPRKILESYIEVLQGLDLKPLAVDIPANSTAKFFNREIYTKDMDEYYSKRRNRHKNVESDTFAVLDFGSETTIVNFLKDRILEFNKVILSGSSNIDNHIANEMNISLQEAERLKKTYGMTRPTSVSKRDHVITYGKVSSFIERLVRQIAKCFEFYIERCYGSPISKIFIIGGGSQLSGLDQYLYSVFKVPVYPIGLLNLKGVELRKNLDREKLNYLINSVGISL
- a CDS encoding RrF2 family transcriptional regulator, with translation MKISTKGRYGLRAMLDLAVNARGEHVSLNSIAARQNISENYLEQVFSLLRKAGLVKSIKGPQGGYTLGMEPSKIKVGDILRVLEGDLLVVDEKNNEILKDNNFEYCLQLNVWNKMNESINAVVDSMTLEDLLQEYRKINTNQSYMYYI